The following coding sequences are from one Anaerolineae bacterium window:
- a CDS encoding HEPN domain-containing protein, with amino-acid sequence MNVRQTEARRWFSQARADLAVVHTLVGAGHYAAACFHAQQAAEKALKAVLFSQGSRVIWGHSVAELAKQCSVHEPSFADLAAEAAQLDQFYIPTRYPHGLPSPAVPSETYTAAQAEMASASVERIIDLAETFLRRQGVI; translated from the coding sequence ATGAACGTCCGCCAGACTGAAGCACGACGCTGGTTCAGCCAGGCCCGCGCGGACCTCGCCGTCGTGCACACTCTTGTAGGCGCCGGACATTACGCCGCCGCCTGTTTCCATGCCCAGCAGGCTGCGGAGAAGGCGCTCAAGGCAGTCTTGTTCAGCCAGGGGAGTCGAGTGATCTGGGGTCACTCGGTCGCCGAATTGGCGAAGCAGTGCAGTGTCCATGAACCCTCCTTCGCCGATCTGGCTGCAGAGGCGGCCCAGTTGGACCAATTCTACATTCCCACCCGCTATCCACACGGGTTACCCTCTCCGGCTGTACCAAGTGAGACGTACACCGCTGCTCAGGCGGAGATGGCCTCCGCCTCGGTGGAACGCATCATTGACCTGGCGGAGACATTCCTGCGCCGCCAGGGGGTGATATAG
- a CDS encoding nucleotidyltransferase domain-containing protein, whose product MSASEWKMAATRTGERRLSDPDLQRLVDLLRRYDPERIILFGSRARGEADEYSDYDVIVIKRTEIPFLERLREMVPYLVEFGRPAEILVYTPEEFERMREVGLGWVVQREGAVLYERPPD is encoded by the coding sequence ATGAGCGCATCGGAGTGGAAGATGGCGGCGACGCGTACAGGCGAAAGGCGGCTTTCCGACCCCGACCTTCAGAGGCTGGTGGATCTGCTGCGGCGCTACGACCCGGAGCGGATCATTCTCTTCGGATCGCGGGCGCGGGGCGAGGCCGACGAGTATAGCGACTACGATGTGATCGTCATCAAGCGCACCGAGATTCCTTTCCTGGAGAGGCTGCGCGAGATGGTGCCCTATCTGGTGGAATTCGGTCGTCCGGCTGAGATACTGGTGTACACGCCGGAGGAATTCGAACGCATGCGTGAGGTCGGTCTGGGTTGGGTGGTGCAGCGAGAAGGGGCGGTTCTATATGAACGTCCGCCAGACTGA